A region from the Flavobacterium enshiense genome encodes:
- a CDS encoding GNAT family N-acetyltransferase, which yields MLIRKGTEKDMPAVLDLIRELAVFEKEPDAVVVTAADLVSDGFGTNPLFHTFIAEVDGDIVGMALYYYRYSTWKGKTIHLEDLIVKEKMRGTGLGIALYTEIMKQGKANGVRRIEWNVLDWNQNAIDFYEKSGAKVLDDWRVVQMNEEGIEAFLNGN from the coding sequence ATGCTCATCAGGAAAGGAACAGAAAAAGACATGCCGGCCGTATTGGATTTAATCCGCGAACTGGCTGTTTTCGAAAAGGAACCCGATGCCGTAGTGGTTACTGCAGCCGATTTGGTAAGCGACGGTTTTGGCACCAATCCATTATTCCACACTTTCATTGCAGAAGTGGATGGTGACATTGTAGGCATGGCATTGTATTATTACCGATATTCGACCTGGAAGGGAAAAACCATTCACTTGGAGGACCTTATCGTAAAAGAAAAGATGCGTGGTACCGGTTTGGGAATCGCCCTTTATACCGAAATCATGAAACAAGGAAAAGCCAACGGTGTCCGAAGAATCGAATGGAATGTATTGGACTGGAATCAGAACGCCATTGATTTCTATGAAAAATCGGGAGCAAAAGTATTGGACGACTGGAGAGTGGTCCAAATGAACGAAGAAGGAATTGAAGCCTTTTTAAATGGCAACTAA
- a CDS encoding aspartate kinase, whose amino-acid sequence MRIFKFGGASVKDAAGIKNVHSVLQQVGYEDVLLVVSAMGKTTNALELVIKNYFEKSKELNASIQEIKKYHNQILLDLFEDDKNAVFTAVNKHFLDLEYFLSSNKSPNYNFVYDQVVSMGEIISTTILSHYFNHAGIKNHWVDVRNFIKTDNTYRDAIVDWDTTQKTISKNIKRKVLNITQGFLGSDENNFTTTLGREGSDYTAAIFAYCLNAESVTIWKDVPGVLNADPRYFENTTLLNQISYREAIELAFYGASVIHPKTLQPLQSKEIPLYVKSFLNPLLPGTSIAKGSHLEPETSCFIVKKNQLLLSLSSIDFSFIMEENISEIFALFHKYKIKVSLIQNTAISFSVCIEDKFGNFGELKNILAKKFKIFYNENVSLYTIRHFTDKAISMVEKDKTVLVKQMSRETMQIVTQE is encoded by the coding sequence ATGAGAATTTTTAAATTTGGAGGAGCCTCCGTAAAAGATGCCGCCGGTATTAAAAACGTACACAGTGTTTTACAACAGGTAGGTTATGAAGATGTACTTCTTGTAGTTTCGGCTATGGGAAAAACAACCAATGCATTGGAGTTGGTAATCAAGAACTATTTCGAGAAGTCCAAGGAATTGAACGCTTCGATTCAGGAAATAAAGAAATACCACAACCAAATTTTGTTGGATTTGTTTGAAGATGATAAAAACGCTGTCTTCACTGCCGTAAACAAACATTTCCTTGACTTAGAGTACTTCTTAAGCTCGAACAAATCTCCAAATTACAACTTCGTGTATGATCAGGTTGTAAGTATGGGAGAAATTATTTCGACTACCATTTTAAGTCATTACTTCAATCATGCGGGCATTAAAAACCATTGGGTTGACGTTCGTAATTTCATCAAAACCGACAACACCTATCGTGATGCTATCGTAGACTGGGATACTACTCAGAAAACGATCTCCAAAAACATAAAGAGAAAAGTATTGAACATCACTCAGGGATTCTTGGGTTCGGATGAAAACAACTTCACAACTACCTTAGGTCGTGAAGGTTCCGATTATACAGCTGCTATTTTTGCTTACTGTTTAAACGCCGAAAGCGTAACCATCTGGAAAGACGTTCCGGGAGTTTTAAATGCCGATCCGAGATATTTCGAGAACACGACTTTATTAAATCAGATTTCGTATCGTGAAGCTATTGAGCTTGCGTTTTACGGAGCTTCGGTTATCCACCCGAAAACGTTACAGCCGCTTCAAAGCAAAGAGATTCCGTTGTATGTAAAATCGTTTTTGAATCCGCTTTTACCAGGGACCAGCATTGCCAAAGGAAGCCATTTGGAACCGGAAACATCATGTTTCATTGTAAAGAAAAACCAATTGTTGCTTTCCCTTTCTTCCATCGACTTCTCATTTATCATGGAGGAAAACATCAGTGAAATTTTCGCTTTGTTCCACAAATACAAAATCAAGGTAAGTTTGATTCAGAATACTGCCATCAGTTTCTCTGTTTGTATTGAAGACAAGTTTGGTAATTTTGGAGAACTGAAAAACATCTTGGCGAAGAAATTCAAAATTTTCTACAACGAAAATGTATCGCTATACACCATTCGTCATTTTACCGACAAAGCCATCAGCATGGTAGAGAAAGACAAAACGGTTCTGGTAAAACAAATGAGCCGCGAAACGATGCAGATCGTAACACAAGAATAA
- the chrA gene encoding chromate efflux transporter → MQQGSLKEIGKLFLKLGLIAFGGPAAHIAMMRDEVVRKRQWMNDDHFMDLVGATNLIPGPNSTELAIHLGKEKGGWKGLVLAGLCFILPAVFITLGLAWLYKNYGTLPEIQPFIYGIKPAIIAIILSAIYPLAKTSLKSNFLVVIGLLALTASFLGINEIVVLFGSGLLALTVHYLKNSRKHANSFIPIGLITASNSQLFFIFLKIGSILYGSGYVLFAFLDSELVQTGMLSRQTLIDAIAVGQFSPGPVFSSVTFIGYQINGYAGALVATIGIFLPSFVFVAALNPLVKRMRNSVLFSSFLDAVNVASVALIIVVCFIMGKESVTEWKTILIASISLIITFGFRKTNSAWVVLGGSLLGYLLSLV, encoded by the coding sequence ATGCAGCAGGGTTCGCTGAAAGAAATCGGAAAACTGTTTTTAAAACTGGGGCTGATTGCTTTTGGCGGACCCGCCGCTCATATTGCCATGATGCGGGATGAAGTCGTTCGCAAACGCCAATGGATGAACGACGACCACTTTATGGATTTAGTGGGAGCCACCAACCTGATTCCCGGTCCGAACAGTACGGAATTGGCAATACACTTGGGCAAAGAAAAAGGAGGCTGGAAAGGCCTTGTACTCGCAGGCCTATGCTTTATCCTTCCCGCTGTATTCATCACACTGGGTTTGGCATGGCTGTATAAAAACTACGGAACGTTACCTGAAATTCAACCGTTCATTTACGGCATAAAACCCGCCATTATTGCCATCATCCTTTCCGCAATTTATCCTCTGGCAAAAACTTCCTTAAAATCCAATTTCCTGGTTGTAATAGGTCTCCTTGCATTGACCGCTTCTTTTTTAGGAATTAACGAAATCGTCGTGCTTTTCGGATCCGGATTGCTGGCTTTGACCGTACATTATTTAAAAAATTCCCGAAAACACGCCAACAGTTTTATACCTATTGGCCTGATTACAGCTTCCAACAGCCAACTCTTTTTCATCTTTCTGAAAATTGGTTCGATTTTATACGGTAGCGGCTATGTCCTGTTCGCCTTTCTGGATTCGGAACTGGTACAAACCGGCATGCTTTCAAGACAAACACTCATTGACGCCATAGCTGTCGGGCAATTTAGTCCCGGCCCAGTTTTTTCTTCCGTAACGTTCATTGGTTATCAGATTAATGGTTATGCGGGCGCTTTGGTGGCAACTATCGGAATATTTCTTCCATCTTTTGTCTTTGTGGCTGCATTGAATCCTTTGGTGAAGAGAATGCGGAATTCCGTTCTTTTCTCTTCCTTCCTGGATGCCGTAAATGTGGCTTCGGTGGCATTGATCATCGTTGTCTGTTTCATTATGGGAAAAGAATCTGTAACCGAATGGAAAACCATACTCATTGCATCCATAAGCCTGATAATAACCTTTGGTTTTCGAAAAACAAACAGCGCATGGGTGGTTTTAGGAGGCTCGCTTTTGGGTTATCTGCTTTCATTGGTATAA
- a CDS encoding c-type cytochrome has protein sequence MNGIKKTLLILGLLLIVVVFSAMLYVKMALPDVGEPPAMKVVATPEKIERGRYLANHVTICIDCHSKRDWSKFSGPIVPGSTGMGGELFDQKFGFPGSYFSKNITPSGISDYTDGELYRAITTGVNKKGEAMFPVMPFHNYGKMDPEDVKAIIAYVRTLAPIENKIPESSSDFPMNFIINTIPKKANPSKRPDPNNTVTYGNYLATAASCVDCHTQFEKGKFVPGMEFGGGREFPFPDGSIVRSANITPHGSGIGQWSKETFITLFKSHEDLSKIQTGIKLGEYNSIMPWTMYAGMKNEDLAAIYDYLKTLKPIDNKVEKFTKGG, from the coding sequence ATGAATGGAATCAAAAAAACACTGTTGATTTTGGGATTGCTTTTAATTGTTGTGGTTTTCTCGGCAATGCTGTATGTAAAAATGGCGCTTCCCGATGTGGGTGAGCCCCCAGCCATGAAAGTGGTAGCTACCCCCGAAAAAATTGAAAGAGGAAGATATCTGGCCAACCACGTTACTATATGTATCGACTGTCATTCCAAAAGGGATTGGTCTAAATTTTCAGGGCCTATAGTACCTGGCAGTACTGGAATGGGGGGTGAGTTGTTCGATCAGAAATTTGGTTTTCCCGGCTCGTATTTTTCCAAAAACATTACGCCTTCAGGAATCAGCGATTATACAGATGGAGAGCTTTACCGTGCTATTACTACCGGTGTGAACAAAAAAGGGGAAGCGATGTTCCCTGTGATGCCATTTCATAATTACGGTAAGATGGATCCCGAAGATGTTAAGGCAATCATTGCATATGTCCGTACATTGGCGCCAATCGAAAATAAAATCCCGGAATCTTCATCAGACTTCCCTATGAATTTCATCATTAATACCATACCGAAAAAAGCAAATCCTTCCAAAAGACCGGATCCGAACAATACTGTGACATATGGGAATTATTTGGCTACGGCTGCTTCCTGTGTCGATTGTCATACCCAATTTGAAAAAGGGAAATTTGTTCCCGGTATGGAATTCGGCGGCGGAAGGGAATTTCCGTTCCCGGATGGTTCTATAGTGCGTTCCGCTAATATCACGCCCCACGGGTCAGGAATCGGGCAATGGTCTAAGGAAACCTTTATCACTTTGTTTAAGTCACATGAAGACCTCTCAAAAATTCAGACGGGTATTAAACTTGGAGAATACAATTCCATAATGCCCTGGACTATGTATGCAGGCATGAAAAACGAAGATTTAGCGGCTATTTATGATTATTTGAAAACATTAAAACCTATTGATAACAAAGTCGAAAAATTTACAAAAGGGGGATAA
- a CDS encoding phenylacetate--CoA ligase family protein, which yields MIPAIEKATLQEINALQEQKLQETLAYLSEKSPYYKALFAREKIDIQSVKTIKDLQQLPTTSKTDLQVDNDAFFCVPMHEIIDYATTSGTLGSPVTFGLTDKDLDRLAYNEAISFACAGIQKGDVVQLMTTLDRRFMAGLAYFLGLRKLGAGIIRVGAGIPELQWDSILKYKPKYLIAVPSFLLKMIEYAENKGIDYNASSVKGVICIGESLRNQDFSPTVLAEKITSKWNLQLFSTYASTEMSTAFTECEYFQGGHQHPELIITEVLDDNDNPVAEGESGELTITTLGVEAMPLLRFKTGDIVKLHTSPCACGKNTPRVGPVIGRKQHMIKYKGTTLYPPAMHDLLTYFEGVQSHLIEISSNELGTDEILIRIASNNPSEELLNHIKDHFRAKLRVSPKVEFVAKDILNNIIFAPESRKPITFIDKRV from the coding sequence ATGATACCGGCAATAGAAAAAGCAACGTTACAGGAAATCAATGCACTTCAGGAGCAAAAGTTGCAGGAAACACTAGCATATTTAAGTGAAAAATCACCTTATTACAAGGCGCTGTTCGCTCGTGAAAAAATCGATATTCAGTCTGTAAAAACCATTAAGGATTTACAGCAGCTGCCCACCACTTCCAAAACAGACCTTCAGGTTGATAATGACGCCTTTTTTTGTGTGCCCATGCATGAAATTATTGATTATGCGACTACTTCGGGGACATTGGGCAGTCCGGTTACCTTTGGTTTGACCGATAAGGATCTGGACCGTTTGGCTTATAATGAAGCGATTTCGTTTGCTTGTGCCGGAATCCAAAAAGGGGATGTAGTACAGCTGATGACGACATTGGACAGAAGGTTTATGGCAGGTCTTGCTTATTTTCTGGGATTGCGAAAACTGGGAGCGGGCATTATCAGGGTTGGAGCAGGTATTCCCGAATTGCAATGGGATTCGATTCTGAAATACAAACCCAAGTATCTGATTGCCGTTCCATCTTTTTTATTGAAAATGATTGAATATGCAGAAAATAAAGGGATTGACTATAACGCTTCAAGTGTAAAAGGTGTGATTTGCATTGGGGAATCATTGCGTAATCAGGATTTTTCACCTACGGTATTAGCAGAAAAAATTACCTCAAAATGGAATCTGCAGTTGTTTTCGACTTATGCTTCAACGGAGATGAGTACCGCTTTTACGGAATGCGAATATTTTCAGGGAGGTCATCAGCATCCGGAACTAATCATCACCGAAGTTCTGGACGACAACGACAACCCAGTAGCAGAAGGGGAGAGCGGAGAGTTGACTATTACTACTTTAGGAGTAGAAGCAATGCCATTATTGCGTTTTAAAACGGGAGATATCGTTAAGTTGCATACCTCACCGTGTGCATGCGGAAAAAATACGCCACGTGTTGGTCCGGTAATTGGCCGCAAGCAACACATGATAAAATACAAAGGAACGACACTTTATCCGCCGGCCATGCATGATCTGCTGACTTATTTTGAAGGAGTTCAAAGCCATTTGATTGAGATTTCCTCCAACGAGTTGGGTACCGATGAGATTTTGATCCGTATAGCTTCTAATAATCCTTCAGAAGAGTTGCTGAATCATATTAAAGATCATTTTAGAGCCAAACTTAGGGTTTCGCCAAAAGTTGAATTTGTTGCAAAAGATATCCTAAATAATATTATATTTGCACCAGAAAGCCGCAAACCTATAACTTTTATAGACAAACGGGTTTAA
- a CDS encoding C45 family autoproteolytic acyltransferase/hydolase: MKKRIQILLFIGLAFCLFSCGTYNSVHHRPQIEVYNQEKPIITKYSDTLFSSGTNYLIKNKQQLWELYVSGDALQLGLINGGLSDTLIKKQERVFFTKIKDIIPSKFKQRILRNFLKWYNRKLYLNVPEEYQTEIYGISRYNSDDYQFIAPNYLRSLYLHAAHDIGHALQDLALVGCSSMAAWDDKTTDGELLIGRNFDFYAGDEFAQDKIVAFVRPEKGHPFMSVTWGGMIGVVSGMNLEGLTVTINSGKSEIPFVAKTPISIVAREILQYASTIDEAIAIAKKRAVFVSESIMIGSAKDKKAVLIEVSPEKFGIYEVVNSNQLVCSNHFQSEAYHSDERNQDHIVQSHSKYRFDRMQELLAEKDKMDPQKMAEIIRNTGGLKNAPLGYGNEKSVNQLLTHHSVIFKPESRMAWVSSNPYQLGEFVAYDLKAIFSKKGNDFVVLGTDSLNIPKDPFLSTETYRNYEEFRTQDGVMDEAIKEDLNLSAGFIKDYQNNNPDFWRVYFKTGKYYYEKGWDAAAKIEFEKALTKEITTVPDRLLIENYLRKINKRR, from the coding sequence ATGAAAAAAAGGATTCAAATATTGCTTTTTATAGGACTGGCTTTTTGCTTGTTTTCCTGTGGTACGTATAATTCGGTACACCATCGACCTCAAATTGAGGTATATAATCAGGAAAAACCTATAATTACAAAATATTCGGACACCCTTTTTTCTTCGGGAACTAATTATCTCATTAAGAACAAACAACAACTTTGGGAATTGTATGTTTCCGGAGATGCGCTTCAGCTCGGACTTATAAACGGCGGTCTTAGTGATACATTGATAAAAAAACAGGAACGCGTATTTTTTACCAAAATTAAGGACATTATTCCGTCTAAATTTAAGCAAAGAATATTGCGAAATTTTCTGAAATGGTACAATCGAAAATTGTATCTCAATGTTCCGGAAGAATACCAAACGGAAATTTATGGCATTTCACGATACAATTCTGACGATTACCAGTTTATAGCTCCCAATTATTTGCGATCGTTATATCTTCATGCAGCCCATGATATCGGACATGCTTTGCAGGATCTGGCTTTGGTGGGATGCTCCTCAATGGCTGCCTGGGATGACAAAACTACTGATGGTGAATTGTTGATCGGAAGAAATTTCGATTTTTATGCGGGAGATGAATTTGCTCAAGATAAAATAGTCGCTTTTGTAAGGCCGGAAAAAGGCCATCCGTTTATGTCGGTGACCTGGGGCGGAATGATAGGAGTGGTGTCAGGTATGAATCTGGAAGGATTGACCGTAACGATAAATTCGGGCAAATCGGAAATTCCTTTTGTTGCAAAAACACCTATCTCAATTGTGGCGAGAGAAATTTTACAGTATGCTTCAACTATTGACGAAGCAATTGCCATAGCTAAAAAAAGAGCCGTTTTTGTGTCCGAATCCATTATGATCGGCAGCGCGAAAGATAAAAAAGCGGTTCTGATTGAAGTTTCTCCTGAAAAATTTGGTATTTATGAGGTGGTAAACAGTAACCAATTGGTTTGTTCCAATCATTTTCAGAGTGAAGCCTACCATTCAGACGAACGAAATCAGGATCATATTGTCCAAAGCCATTCCAAATATCGTTTTGATCGTATGCAGGAATTGTTAGCTGAGAAAGACAAGATGGATCCCCAAAAAATGGCTGAAATAATCCGAAATACAGGAGGGTTGAAAAATGCTCCGTTAGGCTATGGCAATGAAAAATCGGTAAACCAGCTATTGACACATCACAGTGTTATTTTTAAGCCTGAAAGCAGAATGGCATGGGTGTCTTCCAATCCCTACCAATTGGGTGAGTTTGTGGCCTATGATCTCAAAGCTATTTTCAGTAAAAAAGGAAATGATTTTGTGGTTTTAGGAACGGATTCTCTAAACATTCCTAAAGATCCTTTTTTAAGCACGGAAACTTACCGCAATTATGAGGAATTCAGAACTCAGGACGGAGTTATGGATGAGGCCATTAAAGAAGATCTTAATTTAAGTGCAGGTTTTATCAAAGATTATCAGAATAACAACCCTGATTTTTGGCGTGTGTACTTTAAAACGGGGAAATACTATTATGAAAAAGGATGGGATGCAGCCGCTAAAATAGAATTTGAAAAAGCCCTCACCAAAGAAATTACAACAGTCCCGGATCGATTACTTATTGAAAACTATCTGAGAAAAATAAATAAAAGACGCTGA
- a CDS encoding phytoene desaturase family protein has protein sequence MDKKYDVVIVGSGLGGLVSAIILAKEGKSVCVLEKNNQYGGNLQTFVREKTIFDTGIHYIGGLEKGQNLHRYFSYIGIMDHLKLKKMDENGFDIISFGDDGTEYPHAQGYENFIQHLLVHFPDEEKTIRTYLDKLIHTCDSFPLYNLKRGEGYQNEILSINAKAYLDELTDNEKLKAVLAGSNFLYAGIADKTPFYVHALSVNSYIQSSWRCINGGSQITKQLIKQLRKYGGEVYKHREVVAFDFEDGKLASVKTRNGEVFFGDIFISNIEPKTTLKMIGEDKFRKSYYSRIQGLEVLPSAFSLYIVFKPECFPYLNHNYYHFKDSSRVWNANEYADASWPESYMVSMNISEENQVWAESLTAITYLRFEEFSAWEDTHNTVSQKEDRGASYEKYKREKAEVFIAEIEKKFPGIRDCIQSMHTSTPLSYRDYIGGYHGNLYGYMKDSNDPMKTFISPRTKIDNLYFTGQSVNMHGVLGVTIGAVATCSEILGGGDYLIDKINRESGQ, from the coding sequence GTGGATAAAAAATACGATGTAGTAATTGTTGGTAGTGGTTTGGGAGGACTGGTTTCGGCCATTATCCTTGCAAAAGAAGGAAAAAGCGTTTGCGTATTGGAAAAAAATAACCAATATGGAGGCAATTTGCAGACTTTCGTGCGCGAAAAAACCATCTTTGATACCGGTATTCACTATATTGGAGGGTTGGAAAAAGGTCAGAATCTTCATAGATATTTTTCGTATATTGGCATCATGGATCATCTTAAGCTCAAAAAGATGGATGAGAATGGGTTCGATATTATTTCTTTTGGCGATGATGGAACCGAGTATCCTCATGCGCAGGGCTACGAGAATTTTATCCAGCATTTGCTGGTACATTTTCCGGATGAGGAAAAAACTATCCGAACGTATTTAGATAAGCTGATTCATACCTGTGATTCCTTTCCGTTGTATAATTTAAAGCGAGGTGAAGGGTATCAAAACGAAATCTTGTCCATCAACGCAAAAGCTTATCTAGATGAGTTAACCGACAATGAAAAACTTAAAGCGGTTTTGGCAGGATCCAATTTTTTATATGCCGGAATTGCTGATAAGACGCCGTTTTATGTTCATGCACTTTCTGTAAACTCATACATTCAAAGTTCGTGGCGTTGTATAAATGGGGGGAGTCAGATTACAAAACAACTGATTAAGCAACTCCGAAAATATGGTGGTGAAGTATACAAACACCGGGAGGTAGTTGCCTTTGATTTCGAAGACGGGAAACTGGCTTCGGTAAAAACACGAAATGGAGAAGTTTTTTTCGGAGATATTTTTATTTCCAATATAGAGCCGAAAACGACCCTTAAAATGATAGGTGAGGATAAGTTTAGAAAATCCTATTACAGCAGAATTCAGGGTTTGGAAGTGCTGCCCTCTGCTTTTAGTCTGTATATTGTTTTTAAACCGGAATGTTTTCCTTATCTGAACCATAATTATTATCATTTCAAAGACAGCAGCAGGGTTTGGAATGCGAACGAATACGCCGATGCTTCCTGGCCCGAGTCATATATGGTTTCAATGAATATATCTGAAGAAAATCAGGTCTGGGCCGAAAGCCTAACGGCAATAACGTATCTGAGATTTGAAGAATTTTCCGCATGGGAAGATACACATAATACCGTTTCCCAAAAGGAAGATCGAGGGGCTTCGTATGAAAAATATAAAAGAGAAAAGGCGGAAGTTTTCATTGCCGAAATTGAGAAAAAATTTCCTGGGATACGTGATTGCATTCAATCAATGCACACGTCGACTCCGCTTTCCTATCGGGATTATATCGGAGGGTATCACGGAAATTTATATGGTTATATGAAAGATTCGAACGATCCCATGAAAACGTTTATTTCGCCAAGAACCAAAATAGATAACCTTTATTTCACAGGACAGAGTGTCAATATGCATGGTGTTTTAGGGGTAACAATTGGGGCCGTTGCCACTTGTTCGGAAATTTTAGGAGGAGGCGATTATCTTATAGATAAAATCAACCGGGAATCGGGACAGTAA